A single Pseudomonas sp. HN11 DNA region contains:
- a CDS encoding antibiotic biosynthesis monooxygenase: protein MDPATKPGADEVVTLVVKHLIKQGREADYEAWLRRIVTIAGARPGHLGVDVVRGKQGNLALFTCVLRYRSTDDLKTWLDSPERKSLIAEATPMLADGDNTEIGAVNEFWFRPETENAAKPPRWKQAVVTLFVILPLTLLVPIVWGPVLRLHPFLSNYVVATFLVTLTIVVLVVYLLMPAATRLFAPWLEASAKETL, encoded by the coding sequence ATGGACCCAGCAACAAAACCAGGCGCTGACGAGGTCGTCACCCTGGTGGTCAAACACCTGATCAAGCAAGGCCGTGAAGCCGACTACGAAGCCTGGCTACGCCGCATCGTCACCATCGCCGGCGCACGCCCAGGCCATCTCGGTGTCGATGTAGTCCGCGGCAAGCAAGGCAACCTGGCCCTGTTCACTTGCGTATTACGCTACCGCTCCACCGACGACCTGAAAACCTGGCTCGACTCCCCCGAGCGCAAGTCCCTGATCGCCGAAGCCACCCCGATGCTCGCCGACGGCGACAACACCGAAATCGGCGCGGTCAACGAATTCTGGTTCCGCCCCGAAACTGAAAACGCTGCCAAACCGCCACGCTGGAAGCAGGCAGTGGTCACCCTGTTTGTAATCCTGCCGCTGACCCTGCTGGTGCCTATCGTGTGGGGCCCGGTACTGCGGCTGCACCCGTTTCTCTCCAACTACGTGGTCGCCACCTTTCTGGTGACCCTGACCATCGTGGTGCTGGTGGTCTACCTGCTGATGCCGGCGGCCACCCGCCTATTCGCTCCCTGGCTTGAAGCCTCTGCAAAGGAAACCCTATGA
- a CDS encoding Lrp/AsnC family transcriptional regulator produces MPVSLDRTDKALLNALQGNARLTVAELADRVSLTTSPCWRRVRNLEESGVISGYQAILSPKALGYGVTAFVSIMMESHTQEIARAFEQRLLEIPEIVACHNVSGRYDFLLEVVARDLESFGEFAREVLQTLPCVKEIYSSFSYKSVRALRVIPLPG; encoded by the coding sequence ATGCCCGTCAGTCTCGACCGCACCGATAAAGCTCTTTTAAACGCGTTGCAGGGCAATGCCCGGCTCACCGTGGCCGAGTTGGCCGACCGCGTCTCCCTGACCACCTCGCCGTGTTGGCGCCGGGTGCGCAACCTGGAGGAGAGTGGGGTGATCAGTGGGTATCAGGCGATTCTGTCGCCCAAGGCCCTGGGGTATGGGGTGACGGCGTTTGTCAGCATCATGATGGAGAGTCATACCCAGGAAATTGCGCGGGCGTTTGAACAGCGATTATTGGAGATTCCGGAGATTGTGGCGTGTCATAACGTGTCGGGGCGGTATGACTTTTTGTTGGAAGTGGTGGCTAGGGATCTGGAGTCGTTTGGGGAGTTTGCGCGGGAGGTGTTGCAGACGTTGCCTTGTGTTAAGGAGATTTATTCGAGTTTTTCTTATAAGTCGGTGAGGGCTTTGCGGGTGATTCCGTTGCCGGGGTGA
- a CDS encoding response regulator transcription factor: MNAQLFPHIGKVIASTGSRHFPRMLHDLILTQLSVDATHITQLRVSAEGQTRRKISPVYTDSAVPLDEEQPAAQLHLTRRRDDVRYVLSVYRSHQSDSFSPQERSMLQDFSTLLLPMVEKHIAAIQPCRQDGDLMVPENQGIETLRRRIEERLVQSGLTLSSRELEVCVGLLAGRTAPELAEQLALKVNTIESYLKRAAIKLGISGRHSLLRWMYATEDTAGF; the protein is encoded by the coding sequence ATGAACGCACAGTTGTTTCCCCATATTGGCAAAGTCATCGCCAGCACCGGCAGTCGCCATTTTCCACGCATGCTGCATGACCTGATTCTTACCCAACTGTCAGTGGACGCCACCCATATCACGCAATTGCGGGTAAGCGCCGAAGGGCAAACTCGTCGCAAGATCAGCCCGGTCTATACCGATTCGGCAGTGCCCCTGGACGAAGAACAACCCGCCGCCCAATTACACCTAACCCGCCGGCGGGACGACGTGCGCTATGTGCTGTCAGTGTATCGCTCACACCAGTCCGACAGCTTTTCACCCCAGGAACGCAGCATGCTGCAGGACTTCTCCACCCTGCTGCTGCCCATGGTGGAAAAACACATTGCCGCTATCCAACCGTGCCGCCAGGACGGCGATTTGATGGTGCCGGAAAACCAGGGCATCGAAACCCTGCGCAGGCGTATTGAAGAACGCTTGGTGCAGTCGGGGCTGACCCTGTCCAGCCGGGAGCTTGAGGTCTGCGTAGGCCTGCTGGCCGGGCGTACGGCGCCGGAGTTGGCGGAGCAGCTGGCATTGAAGGTCAACACCATCGAGAGTTACCTGAAGCGCGCGGCGATCAAGCTGGGGATCAGTGGCCGGCATTCGTTGCTGCGGTGGATGTACGCTACTGAGGACACCGCTGGTTTTTAA
- a CDS encoding MacB family efflux pump subunit yields the protein MTQPLLELKGITRSFMAGEREFIALKGIDLTIHAGEMVAIIGASGSGKSTLMNILGGLDYATAGSYKINGIETRSLGDEQLAELRRDYFGFIFQRYHLLAHLSALHNVEMPAIYAGTPQIQRHSRARELLARLGLSGHTTHRPSQLSGGQQQRVSIARALMNGGEVILADEPTGALDTHSGKEVMRILAELHAAGHTVIIVTHDPKVAANAQRIVEVSDGQIVSDKANDSAGLELPSDTPIEPERSDARRLVASLGLFKEAFNMAWVALVSHRMRTLLTMLGIVIGITSVVSISAIGEGAKRYVLKDIQAIGSNTIDIFSGTSFGDSRASAIETLMPSDVDALNQLYYVDSATPVVGRNLLLRFGNIDLDAQVNGVSDRYFKVKGLKLEAGIAFSESDARRQAQVVVIDHNTRHRLFGPNVDPLGQVILVGNLPCTVIGVTADNKNMFAASKALNVWVPYETAAGRLLGQRHLDSITVRIKDGQPSKVVEDNVNKLMLQRHGTKDFFTNNLDSIMQTVQKTSRSLALLLSLIAVISLLVGGIGVMNIMLVSVTERTREIGIRMAVGARQSDIRQQFLVEAVMVCLIGGLIGISLSYALGFLFSLFVKEWEMVFSMGSVITAFACSTLIGIVFGFVPARNAARLDPIEALARD from the coding sequence ATGACTCAGCCACTGCTGGAACTCAAGGGCATCACCCGCAGTTTCATGGCCGGCGAGCGTGAGTTCATCGCGCTCAAGGGCATCGACCTGACGATTCATGCCGGGGAAATGGTCGCGATCATCGGCGCCTCGGGGTCTGGCAAGTCCACCCTGATGAACATCCTCGGCGGCCTGGATTACGCCACGGCCGGCAGTTACAAGATCAACGGCATCGAAACCCGCTCCCTGGGGGATGAGCAGTTGGCCGAACTGCGCCGCGATTACTTCGGCTTTATCTTCCAGCGCTACCACTTGCTGGCGCACCTGAGTGCCTTGCACAACGTGGAAATGCCGGCGATCTATGCAGGCACACCGCAAATCCAACGCCACAGCCGTGCACGGGAGTTGCTCGCGCGACTGGGCCTGTCCGGCCACACCACCCATCGCCCCAGCCAGCTCTCCGGTGGCCAACAGCAACGGGTAAGTATCGCCCGCGCCTTGATGAACGGCGGCGAAGTAATCCTCGCCGACGAACCCACCGGTGCCCTCGACACCCACAGTGGCAAGGAGGTGATGCGCATCCTCGCCGAGCTGCACGCGGCGGGGCACACGGTGATTATTGTCACCCACGACCCCAAGGTCGCGGCGAATGCCCAGCGTATCGTCGAGGTGAGTGACGGCCAGATTGTCAGCGACAAGGCCAATGACAGCGCGGGCCTGGAGCTGCCCAGCGACACACCGATAGAGCCAGAACGCAGCGACGCCCGGCGTTTGGTGGCGAGCCTGGGGTTGTTCAAGGAGGCCTTCAACATGGCCTGGGTCGCGCTGGTGTCTCATCGCATGCGCACCTTGTTGACGATGCTGGGTATCGTCATCGGCATCACTTCAGTCGTGTCGATCTCGGCTATCGGCGAAGGGGCCAAGCGCTATGTGCTCAAGGACATCCAGGCGATCGGCAGCAACACCATCGACATCTTTTCCGGCACCAGTTTTGGTGACAGTCGTGCCTCGGCCATCGAGACCTTGATGCCTTCGGATGTGGACGCGTTGAACCAGCTGTATTACGTCGACAGTGCTACGCCAGTGGTGGGCCGCAACCTGTTGCTGCGCTTTGGCAACATCGACCTGGATGCGCAGGTGAATGGCGTCAGCGACCGCTACTTCAAGGTCAAGGGCCTCAAGCTCGAAGCCGGTATCGCCTTCAGCGAAAGCGATGCACGGCGCCAGGCCCAGGTGGTGGTGATCGACCACAACACCCGGCACCGACTGTTCGGCCCTAACGTCGACCCGCTGGGTCAGGTGATCCTGGTGGGTAACCTGCCGTGCACCGTGATTGGGGTGACCGCCGATAATAAGAACATGTTCGCCGCCAGCAAAGCGCTGAATGTGTGGGTGCCCTATGAAACAGCGGCGGGGCGCTTGCTGGGGCAGCGTCATCTGGACAGCATCACCGTGCGCATCAAGGACGGCCAGCCGAGCAAGGTGGTGGAAGACAACGTCAATAAGCTCATGCTGCAACGCCACGGCACCAAGGATTTCTTCACCAACAACCTCGACAGCATCATGCAGACGGTGCAGAAAACCAGTCGCTCCCTGGCGTTGCTGCTGTCGTTGATTGCGGTGATTTCGTTACTCGTGGGTGGGATCGGGGTGATGAATATCATGCTGGTGTCAGTGACCGAGCGTACCCGTGAGATCGGAATTCGCATGGCAGTGGGCGCGCGCCAGTCGGATATTCGCCAGCAGTTCCTGGTGGAAGCGGTGATGGTGTGCCTGATTGGCGGGCTGATCGGGATCTCGCTGTCCTATGCCCTGGGTTTTCTGTTCTCGTTGTTTGTGAAGGAATGGGAGATGGTGTTTTCCATGGGCTCGGTCATCACCGCGTTTGCCTGCTCGACGCTGATCGGCATTGTGTTCGGTTTTGTACCCGCGCGGAATGCGGCGCGGCTCGACCCGATCGAAGCGCTGGCAAGGGATTGA
- the macA gene encoding macrolide transporter subunit MacA produces MEKSKLRKLGMLTVITVAIGLIIYTVQAPADAPQYLTSTAERGNIENAVLATGLLEGIKQVDVGAQVSGQLKSLKVKVGDKVKKGQWLAEIDPLILQNTLRKAQVDEENLQAQRRATAAQLKQAKSVYERYKGLQSDESVSRQDFEDAESTFQVQQANLLSLDAQIKSAHIQIDTAKVNLAYTRIVAPIDGDVVGIVTQEGQTVIANQLAPVLLKLADLDTMTVKAQVSEADVIHISPGQQVYFTILGEADKRYYAKLRGTEPAPQNFLETQTAGTPKQNTAVFYNALFDVPNPDHRLRIAMTAQVRIVLDTAEAALMVPVAALGARNNDGTYSLRVLDAKGKAVLREVKTGINNNVKVQILEGLAEGDKVVIGDATPAVAGN; encoded by the coding sequence ATGGAAAAGTCAAAGTTACGCAAACTAGGAATGCTCACGGTAATCACAGTCGCCATAGGCCTAATCATCTACACGGTCCAAGCCCCCGCCGACGCACCGCAATACCTCACCTCCACCGCCGAACGCGGCAACATCGAAAACGCCGTGCTCGCCACCGGCCTGCTCGAAGGCATCAAACAGGTAGACGTCGGTGCCCAGGTCTCCGGCCAATTAAAGTCACTCAAGGTCAAAGTCGGCGACAAGGTCAAAAAGGGTCAATGGCTGGCCGAAATCGACCCATTGATCCTGCAAAACACCCTGCGCAAAGCCCAGGTCGACGAAGAAAACCTCCAGGCCCAACGCCGCGCCACCGCCGCCCAGCTCAAGCAAGCCAAATCCGTGTACGAACGCTACAAAGGCCTGCAGAGTGACGAGTCGGTCTCCCGCCAGGACTTCGAAGACGCCGAGTCCACCTTCCAGGTGCAACAGGCCAACCTCTTGTCCCTGGACGCGCAGATCAAAAGCGCTCACATTCAGATCGACACCGCCAAGGTCAACCTGGCCTATACCCGAATCGTCGCGCCCATCGACGGCGATGTAGTGGGTATCGTCACCCAGGAAGGCCAGACCGTGATCGCCAACCAACTGGCGCCGGTGCTGCTCAAGCTGGCCGACCTGGACACCATGACCGTCAAGGCCCAGGTCTCCGAGGCGGATGTGATCCACATCAGCCCCGGCCAGCAGGTGTACTTCACCATCCTCGGTGAGGCCGACAAACGTTATTACGCCAAGCTGCGCGGCACGGAACCGGCGCCGCAGAACTTCCTGGAAACCCAGACCGCCGGCACGCCGAAGCAGAACACCGCGGTGTTCTACAATGCGTTGTTCGATGTGCCCAACCCTGATCACCGCTTGCGCATCGCCATGACCGCACAGGTGCGCATCGTGCTCGACACCGCCGAGGCCGCGCTGATGGTGCCGGTGGCGGCGCTGGGTGCGCGTAACAACGACGGCACCTACTCGTTGCGGGTGCTGGACGCCAAGGGCAAGGCAGTGTTGCGGGAGGTGAAGACCGGGATCAATAACAACGTCAAGGTGCAGATCCTCGAAGGCCTGGCCGAAGGCGACAAAGTGGTGATCGGCGACGCTACGCCGGCCGTGGCGGGGAACTGA
- a CDS encoding methionine gamma-lyase: MNNKHNTFGFSTRAIHHGYDPKDHHGALVPPIYLSATFAFPTAEYGAACFAGETSGHFYTRISNPTLALLESRMATLENGEAAVAFSSGMGAIAATFWTLLRPGDEVIVSQTLYGCTFALLHHGIGEFGIKVRHVDLTDLAALQAALSPATRMIYCETPANPTLQLVDIAAVAALAHQRPNVTVVVDNTYCTPYLQRPLDLGADVVVHSATKYLSGHGDITAGIAVSSQALAQRIRLQGLKDLTGAVMSPQDASLLMRGLKTLALRMDRHCSNAQAVAEALQAHPAVERVTYPGLRSFPQYELATQQMKMPGGMIAFELKGGIEAGRRFMNALKLFTRAVSLGDAESLAQHPASMTHSTYTPQERAAHGISEGLVRLSVGLEDIADLLADVQQALAKCTRAVPRPSKFVRI; this comes from the coding sequence ATGAACAATAAACACAACACATTCGGCTTTTCCACCCGTGCCATCCATCACGGCTATGACCCCAAGGATCATCACGGCGCGCTCGTCCCACCGATTTACCTGTCCGCCACCTTCGCTTTCCCAACCGCCGAATACGGCGCCGCCTGTTTTGCCGGCGAGACGAGCGGCCACTTTTATACGCGTATCTCCAACCCGACGCTGGCACTCTTGGAATCCCGCATGGCGACCCTGGAAAACGGCGAAGCAGCGGTGGCCTTCAGCTCCGGCATGGGCGCAATCGCCGCGACGTTCTGGACCCTGCTACGCCCCGGCGATGAGGTAATCGTCAGCCAGACCCTGTACGGTTGCACCTTCGCCCTGCTGCACCATGGCATCGGCGAGTTCGGCATCAAGGTGCGGCATGTCGACCTCACGGACCTGGCGGCCCTGCAGGCCGCGCTCAGCCCTGCCACCCGCATGATCTATTGCGAGACCCCGGCCAACCCTACCCTGCAGCTGGTGGACATCGCCGCCGTGGCCGCCCTCGCCCATCAACGGCCGAACGTCACCGTGGTGGTCGACAACACCTACTGCACGCCCTACTTGCAACGCCCGCTGGACCTGGGTGCCGACGTCGTAGTGCATTCGGCCACCAAATACCTCAGCGGCCACGGCGATATCACGGCGGGCATCGCGGTGAGCAGCCAGGCCCTGGCCCAGCGCATTCGCCTGCAAGGCCTCAAGGACTTGACCGGCGCAGTAATGTCGCCCCAGGACGCCTCGCTGTTGATGCGCGGCCTCAAGACCCTGGCGCTGCGCATGGACCGTCATTGCAGCAACGCCCAGGCGGTGGCCGAGGCCTTACAGGCGCACCCGGCCGTGGAACGGGTGACTTACCCGGGCTTGCGCTCTTTCCCACAATACGAACTGGCAACGCAGCAGATGAAAATGCCTGGCGGCATGATTGCCTTCGAGCTCAAGGGCGGCATCGAGGCAGGCCGGCGCTTTATGAACGCGCTCAAGCTATTTACCCGTGCGGTCAGCCTGGGTGATGCCGAGTCACTGGCCCAGCATCCGGCAAGCATGACCCATTCCACCTACACCCCGCAGGAACGGGCGGCACATGGCATCAGCGAAGGGCTGGTGCGCTTGTCGGTGGGCCTGGAAGATATCGCCGACCTGCTGGCGGATGTGCAGCAGGCGCTGGCTAAGTGCACCCGTGCCGTACCGCGTCCGTCCAAGTTTGTGCGTATTTAA